A genomic window from Rhizobium sp. EC-SD404 includes:
- a CDS encoding CopD family protein yields the protein MVWLKFLHIATIAVWSAGLVSLPGLYVQRAHARDDDTLYRLQGMVRYAYVALISPAAFVAIATGTALILVQETFEPWFHLKLVLVALLVVVHVLTGLVIIRLFQKGETYSTWRAVVVTVLTVVIATAIIGVVLLKPDLGDQLLPGILSEPGALGEMLQPLIDRYL from the coding sequence ATGGTATGGTTGAAGTTCCTTCATATCGCGACGATTGCGGTCTGGAGCGCCGGGCTCGTCAGCCTGCCGGGTCTCTATGTGCAGCGCGCCCACGCACGGGACGATGATACGCTCTATCGCCTGCAGGGCATGGTCCGATACGCCTATGTTGCCCTGATCTCGCCTGCCGCTTTCGTCGCGATCGCCACGGGAACGGCGCTGATCCTCGTCCAGGAAACCTTCGAGCCCTGGTTTCACCTGAAGCTTGTTCTGGTCGCGCTCCTGGTCGTCGTCCATGTGCTGACGGGTCTTGTCATCATCCGTCTGTTCCAGAAAGGCGAGACCTACTCGACTTGGCGCGCCGTGGTGGTCACCGTTTTGACCGTGGTGATCGCGACGGCGATCATCGGCGTGGTTCTGCTGAAGCCGGACCTCGGAGATCAACTCCTGCCTGGCATTTTGTCGGAGCCCGGCGCTCTAGGCGAGATGCTCCAACCGCTCATTGATCGCTATTTATGA
- the coxB gene encoding cytochrome c oxidase subunit II, with amino-acid sequence MIKATIPAFGGVVLAGCSGPLSTLDPAGPSAGAIANLFYVMFAGAVILFVLTIGLLLATLLKPGFGKSLSPRRWIVWGGLAMPTVVLTALVIFALAMGERLIASPLASAPERVEARASQWAWTFSYPDREGAADTISVLHIPAGEPVDIVITAEDVIHSFWVPRLGGKLDAIPGHENVLRLQAERPGTYGGVCAEFCGVGHSNMDFTVEAHQPEDYVATVSGAATEASQ; translated from the coding sequence TTGATCAAGGCAACGATCCCTGCCTTCGGTGGCGTCGTTCTTGCCGGCTGCTCAGGTCCGCTGTCCACGCTGGACCCGGCCGGACCATCGGCAGGTGCCATCGCAAATCTCTTCTACGTCATGTTCGCCGGCGCGGTCATCCTGTTTGTCCTGACCATCGGCCTGCTTCTGGCCACACTCCTCAAGCCGGGCTTCGGCAAAAGCCTGTCGCCCCGCCGCTGGATCGTATGGGGCGGACTTGCGATGCCCACCGTCGTGCTGACCGCTCTCGTGATCTTCGCCCTGGCCATGGGCGAAAGGCTGATCGCCAGCCCCCTTGCAAGCGCACCCGAGCGCGTCGAGGCGCGCGCGAGCCAGTGGGCGTGGACCTTTTCCTACCCCGACCGCGAAGGCGCGGCGGACACGATCTCGGTGCTGCACATCCCTGCCGGCGAGCCGGTCGACATCGTCATCACTGCGGAAGACGTGATCCATTCGTTCTGGGTACCGCGGCTCGGCGGCAAGCTCGATGCCATTCCGGGCCATGAGAACGTGTTGCGCCTCCAGGCCGAACGACCCGGGACCTATGGCGGCGTCTGCGCCGAGTTTTGCGGCGTCGGCCATTCCAACATGGACTTCACCGTGGAGGCCCATCAACCAGAAGACTACGTCGCCACCGTAAGCGGCGCCGCTACGGAAGCATCGCAATGA
- a CDS encoding cytochrome c oxidase assembly protein, protein MNSEVYCGPSPTPDTLWQAWNFDPYLLSALFVATGLLISNAKTAGTPHGRFYAAAAFVTLFIAFVSPLCALSSALFSARIFHHVMLIAIAAPLVALALPMRRRRTPGLLSAAFLVHTIFVWIWHAPAPYAFALSSNWAYWAMELTLLGSAIVLWQLIFGARREHCLPALAALFGSIVQMGMLGALLTFARAPLYGDHIATTEAFGLSPLADQQLAGILMWVPAALPYLIVALIFSSALVQERFAASAGHDRG, encoded by the coding sequence ATGAATTCAGAGGTCTATTGCGGCCCAAGCCCGACGCCGGACACGCTCTGGCAAGCCTGGAACTTCGACCCATACCTCTTGAGTGCCCTGTTCGTCGCAACCGGCCTTCTCATCTCGAATGCGAAAACTGCAGGCACGCCGCACGGCCGGTTCTACGCCGCAGCCGCCTTCGTCACACTTTTCATCGCCTTCGTGTCTCCACTTTGCGCCTTGAGCTCCGCGCTCTTTTCGGCGCGCATCTTCCATCATGTCATGCTGATTGCGATTGCCGCACCGCTGGTCGCGCTCGCCCTGCCAATGCGCCGACGGCGCACGCCTGGTCTGCTCTCTGCTGCCTTCCTTGTCCACACGATCTTCGTCTGGATATGGCATGCACCGGCCCCCTATGCGTTCGCCCTATCGTCCAACTGGGCCTACTGGGCGATGGAATTGACGCTGCTCGGTTCGGCCATCGTCCTGTGGCAACTGATCTTCGGCGCACGCCGCGAGCATTGCCTGCCGGCTCTGGCTGCCCTTTTCGGCTCAATCGTGCAGATGGGCATGCTGGGAGCCCTTCTGACCTTCGCCCGCGCGCCGCTTTACGGTGACCACATTGCGACGACGGAGGCGTTCGGTCTGTCGCCGTTGGCCGACCAGCAGTTGGCAGGCATCCTCATGTGGGTACCGGCCGCTCTGCCTTACCTCATCGTCGCGCTGATCTTCTCGTCTGCGCTGGTTCAAGAGCGCTTCGCCGCATCCGCCGGGCATGACCGAGGATGA
- a CDS encoding DUF2231 domain-containing protein, translated as MSETENLESPVIKKVAESKIDSAIAVAGHPIHAMSVHFPIALVFATFGVDVFYWWSGDPFWVRVSVWSSGFAFATGVAAGLVGTAELLFVRGIRIRVASWTHAVAAMTLIAIMGTNWGMRLADDSMVLPHGLLLSVLAGIMAGMAGWHGGKLVFDHGVGLVINSDQ; from the coding sequence ATGAGCGAAACGGAAAATCTCGAAAGCCCGGTGATCAAGAAGGTCGCCGAAAGCAAGATCGATTCCGCTATCGCCGTTGCCGGCCATCCCATTCACGCCATGAGCGTGCACTTTCCCATCGCGCTGGTCTTCGCCACGTTTGGTGTCGATGTCTTCTATTGGTGGAGTGGCGATCCCTTTTGGGTCCGCGTTTCGGTCTGGTCTTCGGGTTTCGCCTTCGCGACGGGCGTGGCGGCCGGTCTCGTCGGCACGGCAGAACTGCTGTTCGTGCGCGGTATTCGCATTCGCGTGGCGAGCTGGACCCACGCTGTTGCTGCTATGACCCTGATCGCCATCATGGGCACCAATTGGGGCATGCGCCTTGCCGATGACAGCATGGTCCTGCCGCACGGGCTTCTGCTGTCCGTTCTGGCGGGCATCATGGCCGGCATGGCGGGTTGGCATGGTGGCAAGCTGGTGTTCGATCATGGCGTCGGACTGGTCATAAATAGCGATCAATGA
- a CDS encoding TetR/AcrR family transcriptional regulator, producing MNISVLLKAADAPETAQDCRRRHIMESAERCFARSGFHKTSMQEICAEAAMSPGALYRYFKSKEAIIEAICLDERQRCHGTLEPLLVEGDFTEALVDMAMAYFEQMRRPGATPMMLEVFAEGLRNGAVGRNFLENEAMVREHISEFVQRAADRGDIDASVDHDAAIGMMMALGEGIVMRSAIDPALEPERIRPMLAAMIDAVFGRGKRG from the coding sequence ATGAATATCTCAGTCCTTCTCAAAGCGGCCGATGCGCCGGAAACCGCCCAGGACTGCCGCCGGCGTCACATCATGGAATCCGCCGAGCGATGCTTCGCGCGATCGGGATTCCACAAGACGTCGATGCAGGAGATTTGCGCGGAGGCTGCGATGAGCCCCGGCGCGCTCTATCGCTATTTCAAATCCAAGGAAGCGATCATCGAGGCGATCTGCCTGGATGAGCGGCAGCGTTGCCATGGCACGCTGGAGCCACTTCTTGTGGAAGGCGATTTCACCGAAGCATTGGTGGACATGGCCATGGCCTATTTCGAGCAGATGCGCAGGCCTGGTGCCACTCCCATGATGCTTGAAGTCTTTGCGGAGGGCCTTCGCAACGGCGCAGTCGGCCGAAACTTCTTGGAAAACGAAGCAATGGTGCGCGAGCACATCAGTGAATTTGTCCAGCGGGCAGCGGATCGCGGCGACATCGATGCATCGGTCGACCACGATGCGGCGATCGGGATGATGATGGCGCTGGGGGAGGGCATCGTCATGCGTTCTGCCATCGATCCAGCGCTCGAGCCGGAGCGTATCCGCCCCATGCTGGCCGCGATGATCGACGCGGTGTTCGGGCGCGGAAAGCGGGGCTGA
- a CDS encoding efflux RND transporter periplasmic adaptor subunit, with product MTEALDYPSHTPRAGDIGGMRGWAMLVFAASLLAAPMAFAQEPPQTPQVRAPAISTVEAREGEIATTATVTGTLVAREEVIVGVDVEGFKIMEVLAEVGDTVKAGQVLARLDGATIDILLAQNTSQLARADAGIAQARATIAQAEAAKLEADSALERAQSLTGSGVTAQQTLDQRIAAASSAEAQLNSARQGLELALADKTLVEAQRREIDLNMTKTEIKAPTDGLVLSRSARIGAVASPAAEPLFRLAEDGDVELSADVTETSLASLTTGMAVHVTPAGFSKPVEGEVRLISPQINAASRLGEMRVSLEADPALRPGAFARGVVEVASSNGVIIPLSALVVTDGEATVQAVVEGRIETRTVTTGLRTADRVEVLTGLEPGEVIVRRAGSFVRDGDAVTAVAQAESGDQ from the coding sequence ATGACCGAAGCCTTGGACTATCCTTCGCACACGCCACGCGCGGGTGACATTGGGGGGATGCGCGGATGGGCAATGCTCGTTTTCGCAGCATCGCTTCTCGCTGCACCCATGGCCTTCGCGCAGGAACCGCCTCAGACTCCGCAAGTGCGCGCCCCGGCTATTTCGACAGTCGAGGCACGTGAAGGCGAGATCGCGACGACAGCCACGGTCACCGGGACCCTGGTTGCCCGCGAGGAAGTCATCGTCGGCGTCGATGTCGAGGGCTTCAAGATCATGGAGGTCCTCGCGGAGGTCGGAGACACCGTGAAGGCCGGTCAAGTGCTCGCGCGTCTCGACGGGGCGACCATCGACATCCTCCTTGCCCAAAACACCTCGCAGCTAGCGAGGGCGGATGCCGGCATTGCTCAGGCGCGGGCGACGATCGCTCAGGCCGAAGCCGCCAAGCTCGAAGCGGACTCGGCCCTGGAGCGTGCGCAGAGTTTGACGGGCAGCGGCGTGACGGCACAGCAGACGCTGGATCAGCGGATTGCTGCGGCAAGTTCGGCCGAAGCGCAGCTGAATTCGGCGCGCCAGGGCCTGGAACTTGCGCTTGCCGACAAGACCCTGGTCGAAGCGCAGCGGCGCGAGATCGATCTGAACATGACCAAGACGGAGATCAAGGCACCGACCGACGGACTTGTGCTGTCGCGATCGGCGAGGATCGGCGCGGTCGCATCGCCTGCAGCAGAGCCGCTTTTCCGACTGGCCGAGGACGGCGACGTTGAATTGAGCGCGGATGTCACGGAAACGAGCCTTGCCTCGCTGACAACCGGTATGGCGGTCCACGTCACCCCGGCGGGGTTCTCGAAGCCCGTGGAAGGCGAAGTGCGGTTGATCTCCCCGCAGATCAACGCCGCAAGCCGGCTTGGTGAAATGCGCGTCTCACTCGAAGCCGATCCGGCGCTTCGGCCAGGCGCGTTCGCGCGCGGTGTCGTCGAAGTGGCCAGTTCCAACGGTGTCATCATACCTCTATCCGCGCTTGTCGTGACCGATGGTGAGGCCACCGTGCAGGCCGTGGTGGAAGGGCGCATCGAAACCCGCACCGTGACGACGGGCTTGCGGACGGCTGATCGTGTCGAAGTGTTGACGGGCCTCGAGCCCGGCGAGGTGATCGTCAGGCGAGCCGGATCTTTCGTGCGGGACGGCGACGCCGTGACAGCTGTGGCTCAGGCCGAGAGCGGGGACCAATAG
- the ctaD gene encoding cytochrome c oxidase subunit I, protein MTTTPEPASDAIRLHHALAKIWDTKPGLGRLAAVNHTVLGRRFIIAAFTFFAIGGVLSMLIRIQLATADSAFLGPDIYNQVFTMHGTVMMFLFAIPMFEGFAIYLLPKLLGARDLAFPRLTAFGFYCYIFGGSILIVALLFGVAPDSGWFMYTPLSSSTYTPGINADVWLLGITFVEISAMSAAVEITVSILKLRAPGMSLTRMPIFAWYLLVVALMMLVGFPPMILASVLLELERAFDLPFFDPLRGGDSLLWQHLFWLFGHPEVYIIFLPAAGAVSTMLPVFAQTRLVGYGAIVVAAIAVGFLSFGLWVHHMFTVGIPHLALAFFSAASALVAIPTAVQIFAWLATLSQGRPRFDVPMLYLVGFFVVFVMGGLTGVMLAMVPFDWQAHDTHFVVAHLHYVLVGGFVFPMLAAAYYWLPHMTGKFPVHHLSVPAFWLIFVGFHITFFMMHLTGLRGMPRRVHTYPDGVGWEWLNFLSSVGGFIMTIGFALVVVDIILQVRFGKAHGRDPWKAGTLEWATATPPASYAFASLPEIDRRADGLEPAKIGPELAAGKGYLGFTRNGWMETLAVDMTTGKPDHIVLLPNSTFLPLYTAIATGAFVLCLLFKLYWISLVPLAGVVVLLLAWTVPCGFRKDHGRLPIGNGLDLPIHYEVDRPPSWWAMVFALVGNTTLYTSLLFGVLFLWLVAPGWPPPAIAEPGLVLPLAAVLLSTAATLLARRGIAAAQNSASALVPQVLATAAQLATCLILVFLMATAIPDPTSHAYLAASFVVLGYCALHAGLGVIFAGFGAWRQHAGYVSARRTLDLRIGKLWHDYTAVSVLAGVGLVLLLPLLIGFNIPSGDQP, encoded by the coding sequence ATGACGACGACGCCAGAGCCAGCCAGCGACGCAATCCGCCTGCACCACGCGCTGGCGAAAATCTGGGACACGAAGCCTGGGCTCGGGCGCCTGGCTGCCGTCAATCACACCGTGCTCGGCCGCCGCTTCATCATCGCAGCCTTCACCTTTTTCGCGATCGGCGGCGTGCTCTCGATGCTGATCCGCATCCAGCTCGCGACCGCCGACAGCGCCTTCCTCGGACCGGATATCTACAATCAGGTCTTCACCATGCACGGCACGGTGATGATGTTCCTTTTCGCGATCCCGATGTTCGAAGGGTTCGCGATCTATCTGCTGCCGAAGCTTCTGGGCGCCCGCGACCTTGCCTTCCCAAGGCTCACCGCCTTCGGCTTCTATTGCTACATTTTCGGCGGCTCGATCCTGATCGTCGCGCTGCTCTTCGGAGTGGCGCCCGACAGCGGTTGGTTCATGTACACGCCGCTATCCTCGTCGACCTATACGCCGGGGATCAATGCGGACGTCTGGTTGCTGGGCATCACCTTCGTCGAGATTTCGGCCATGTCGGCCGCCGTCGAGATCACCGTGTCGATCCTCAAATTGCGGGCGCCGGGCATGTCGCTCACCCGCATGCCGATTTTCGCCTGGTATCTGCTGGTCGTCGCGCTGATGATGCTGGTCGGCTTCCCGCCGATGATCCTCGCCTCGGTGCTCCTGGAACTGGAGCGAGCCTTCGACCTGCCCTTCTTCGACCCGCTGCGGGGCGGCGATTCGCTGCTTTGGCAGCACCTCTTCTGGCTCTTCGGCCATCCCGAGGTCTACATCATCTTCCTGCCCGCAGCCGGTGCCGTCTCCACCATGTTGCCCGTCTTCGCCCAGACGCGCCTTGTCGGCTATGGCGCGATCGTCGTTGCGGCAATAGCGGTGGGCTTCCTGTCTTTCGGCCTGTGGGTCCACCACATGTTCACGGTGGGCATTCCGCATCTCGCGCTGGCCTTCTTTTCGGCGGCGAGTGCCCTCGTCGCCATCCCCACCGCCGTCCAGATCTTCGCCTGGCTCGCGACGTTATCGCAAGGACGGCCACGCTTCGATGTGCCGATGCTTTATTTGGTGGGCTTCTTCGTCGTCTTCGTGATGGGCGGATTGACCGGCGTGATGCTGGCGATGGTGCCCTTCGACTGGCAGGCGCATGACACCCACTTCGTCGTTGCCCACCTCCATTATGTGCTGGTCGGCGGCTTCGTCTTCCCAATGCTGGCGGCAGCCTATTACTGGCTCCCGCACATGACCGGCAAATTCCCGGTGCACCATCTGTCCGTGCCGGCATTCTGGCTGATCTTCGTCGGCTTCCACATCACCTTCTTCATGATGCACCTCACCGGTCTTCGGGGCATGCCGCGACGTGTCCACACCTATCCGGATGGCGTGGGCTGGGAGTGGCTGAACTTCCTGTCATCGGTCGGCGGCTTCATCATGACGATCGGCTTTGCGCTCGTCGTCGTCGACATCATCCTTCAGGTCCGGTTCGGCAAGGCGCATGGCCGCGATCCGTGGAAAGCCGGCACGTTGGAATGGGCGACCGCCACCCCGCCCGCTTCCTATGCGTTCGCATCGCTGCCGGAGATCGACCGGCGAGCCGACGGACTGGAGCCGGCAAAGATCGGCCCGGAACTTGCGGCCGGCAAAGGCTATCTCGGCTTCACGCGCAATGGGTGGATGGAAACGCTCGCCGTCGACATGACGACCGGAAAGCCCGACCACATCGTGCTTTTGCCGAATTCCACCTTTCTGCCGCTCTATACCGCGATCGCAACCGGCGCTTTCGTGCTGTGCCTGCTTTTCAAGCTCTACTGGATTTCGCTCGTCCCTCTGGCCGGCGTCGTCGTTCTTCTGCTGGCCTGGACGGTGCCGTGCGGCTTCCGCAAAGATCACGGCCGTCTGCCCATCGGCAACGGGCTGGACCTCCCGATCCACTATGAGGTGGACCGTCCTCCCTCCTGGTGGGCGATGGTCTTTGCGCTCGTCGGTAACACGACGCTCTATACCTCGCTGCTGTTCGGCGTTCTGTTCCTCTGGCTCGTCGCCCCGGGCTGGCCGCCACCCGCCATTGCAGAGCCTGGCCTTGTCCTGCCTCTTGCAGCGGTCCTGCTTTCGACAGCGGCGACGCTTTTGGCGCGACGCGGCATTGCCGCGGCCCAAAACTCCGCTTCGGCACTGGTGCCGCAGGTGCTGGCAACGGCGGCCCAGCTTGCAACCTGCCTGATCCTCGTCTTTCTGATGGCAACCGCCATTCCCGACCCGACGAGCCACGCCTATCTGGCTGCGAGCTTCGTCGTACTGGGTTACTGCGCACTGCACGCAGGCCTTGGAGTGATCTTTGCCGGCTTCGGCGCGTGGCGTCAGCACGCAGGCTATGTTTCGGCGCGCCGGACGCTCGACCTTAGGATCGGCAAGCTGTGGCACGACTATACGGCCGTGTCCGTCCTGGCGGGTGTCGGCCTGGTCCTCTTGCTGCCGCTTCTGATCGGCTTCAACATCCCGAGCGGAGATCAGCCATGA
- a CDS encoding ferric reductase-like transmembrane domain-containing protein translates to MSRTLRQIAWIAAIPAVLALPFVVLLRGERVEGNGFLFDLSMGFGFGALAVAGLQFALTARFRRLSHPFGIDIVYVFHRYMAIGALGLMLAHFGILYFWFEEALGILNPLEARWELTAARLALLCFVGLVATSELRKWLKLEYGWWRYLHVALAIIGFGAAIAHVLGVGRFTADPSTRVLWLGVTLGWLAMLLWVRIGKPWSQKRNPWIVVDNIAHHGGVHQLVLRPQGKPLSNHKPGQFAWLTLERSPFGLGEHPFTISSPPEHGPDVTLSIKALGDFTEQAVEVENGAVAYLDGPYGTFSIDTHPDAGGFVMIAGGVGITPMMSNLHAMDARHDTRPAVLFYCNKAWDDAAFRDELAELSGRINLKVVHVLEEPPEDWDGETGRLSAEILKQHLPENSREWPHMLCGPKPLTDAARKDLLKLGVPFNTITNEIFDMV, encoded by the coding sequence ATGAGCCGGACCTTAAGGCAAATCGCCTGGATTGCGGCCATTCCGGCGGTGCTGGCGTTGCCGTTCGTCGTCCTGCTTCGCGGCGAGCGGGTCGAGGGCAACGGCTTCCTGTTCGATCTGTCGATGGGTTTCGGCTTCGGCGCACTTGCCGTGGCCGGCCTGCAATTTGCCCTGACCGCCCGATTTCGGCGCCTTTCCCATCCCTTCGGCATCGACATCGTCTACGTCTTCCACCGCTACATGGCGATCGGCGCGCTCGGCCTTATGCTCGCTCATTTCGGCATTCTGTACTTCTGGTTCGAGGAAGCGCTGGGCATCCTCAATCCTCTCGAGGCGCGCTGGGAACTCACCGCCGCCCGCCTCGCGCTGCTATGCTTCGTTGGCCTGGTAGCGACGTCCGAGCTGCGCAAATGGCTGAAGCTGGAATACGGCTGGTGGCGCTATCTGCACGTCGCGCTCGCCATTATCGGCTTCGGTGCCGCCATCGCCCATGTCCTCGGCGTCGGGCGGTTCACCGCCGATCCGAGCACACGCGTACTCTGGTTGGGCGTAACTCTCGGCTGGCTGGCCATGCTGCTCTGGGTGCGCATCGGCAAGCCCTGGAGCCAGAAGCGAAATCCCTGGATCGTCGTCGACAACATCGCCCATCACGGTGGCGTTCACCAACTCGTGCTGAGGCCGCAGGGCAAGCCGCTGAGCAACCACAAGCCCGGCCAGTTCGCCTGGTTGACGCTCGAGCGATCGCCCTTCGGCTTGGGGGAGCATCCCTTCACGATCTCGTCCCCGCCCGAGCATGGCCCCGACGTCACGCTGTCGATCAAGGCGCTGGGCGATTTCACCGAACAAGCCGTTGAGGTTGAAAACGGCGCCGTCGCCTATCTCGATGGTCCCTACGGCACGTTCTCGATCGACACCCACCCGGACGCCGGCGGCTTCGTGATGATTGCGGGCGGAGTGGGCATCACGCCGATGATGTCAAACCTCCATGCCATGGATGCCCGTCACGACACGCGGCCTGCTGTCCTCTTCTACTGCAACAAGGCGTGGGATGACGCCGCCTTCCGCGACGAACTCGCTGAGCTGTCAGGCCGGATCAATCTCAAGGTCGTGCACGTGCTGGAAGAGCCTCCAGAAGACTGGGACGGCGAAACCGGTAGGCTCTCGGCGGAGATCCTGAAGCAGCATCTTCCCGAAAACAGTCGCGAATGGCCGCATATGTTGTGCGGACCGAAGCCGCTGACCGACGCGGCACGCAAGGATCTCCTGAAGCTCGGGGTGCCCTTCAACACGATCACCAACGAAATCTTCGACATGGTCTGA
- a CDS encoding catalase, with amino-acid sequence MADNGKRSARKSDATTTVHDLTLQRGNGGELHQVAEEGQPILTTAQGGPVADDQNSLKYGERGPSLIEDFHFREKMFHFDHERIPERVVHARGYGAHGYFETYESLAKYTRADIFQRAGERTPAFVRFSTVAGSKGSADLARDVRGFAVKLYTQEGNWDIVGNNIPVFFIQDAIKFPDIIHSVKPEPDRGFPQAQSAHDNFWDFISLTPESMHMIMWIMSDRSIPRSFRFMEGFGVHTFRMLNENDESTFVKFFWKPKLGLQSVVWNEAVKINGADPDFHRRDLWNAIQSGDFPEWELCVQLFDQEFADSFDFDVLDATKLIPEEVIKPIPVGRLVLDRMPDNFFAETEQVAFMTQNVPPGIDFSNDPLLQGRNFSYLDTQLKRLGSTNFTHLPINAPKCPMHHFQQDGHMAMRNPVGRANYQPNSWGEGPREDPKRGFRSYRDEVEGPKVRLRAESFADHYSQARQFYNSQTAVEQKHIAMALTFELSKVETLPIRLRMVAHLLNIDEALATMVAENLGIRDMPEAAQAAVAPRDDLEPSPALSIIQNGPESFEGRKLGVMVSDGCDADLVEGLRSALADEGATMEIIAPKVGGVEASDGSFIEGDQMIDGGPSVLYDAVALILGPDGGEKLSKESAARDFVADAFAHCKFIAFVDGARPLLEKAGIEMDEGVVELESADGIPDFIEMLGKLRLWAREPKVKL; translated from the coding sequence ATGGCCGACAATGGAAAACGGAGCGCGCGCAAATCCGATGCGACGACCACCGTGCATGATCTGACGCTGCAGCGAGGGAATGGCGGCGAACTTCACCAGGTCGCTGAAGAAGGCCAACCGATCCTGACGACAGCCCAGGGCGGACCCGTCGCAGACGATCAGAACTCTTTGAAGTACGGCGAACGCGGGCCGTCGCTCATCGAAGACTTTCACTTCCGCGAAAAGATGTTCCACTTCGACCATGAGCGCATTCCGGAGCGCGTGGTTCACGCGCGCGGCTACGGTGCGCACGGCTATTTCGAGACATACGAGTCGCTTGCGAAATACACGCGTGCCGACATTTTCCAGCGCGCCGGCGAGAGGACGCCCGCATTCGTGCGGTTCTCGACCGTAGCTGGGTCGAAAGGTTCCGCCGACCTTGCCCGCGACGTGCGTGGCTTTGCCGTCAAACTTTATACCCAGGAGGGCAACTGGGACATCGTCGGCAACAACATCCCGGTTTTCTTCATCCAGGATGCGATCAAGTTCCCGGATATCATTCACTCGGTGAAGCCCGAGCCCGATCGCGGCTTTCCGCAGGCCCAGTCGGCCCATGACAATTTCTGGGACTTCATTTCGCTGACGCCGGAATCCATGCACATGATCATGTGGATCATGTCCGATCGGTCGATCCCACGGTCGTTCCGGTTCATGGAAGGCTTCGGCGTCCACACATTCCGGATGTTGAACGAAAATGACGAGTCCACCTTCGTCAAATTCTTCTGGAAGCCGAAGCTCGGTCTCCAGTCCGTCGTGTGGAACGAGGCCGTGAAGATCAACGGTGCGGACCCCGATTTTCATCGTCGAGATCTCTGGAACGCGATCCAGTCCGGCGATTTCCCGGAATGGGAGCTGTGCGTTCAGCTCTTTGACCAGGAATTCGCGGACAGCTTTGACTTCGACGTACTCGACGCGACCAAGTTGATCCCGGAAGAGGTCATCAAGCCAATCCCGGTCGGCCGCCTTGTTCTCGATCGCATGCCGGACAATTTCTTTGCGGAGACCGAACAGGTCGCCTTCATGACCCAAAACGTCCCGCCCGGCATCGATTTCTCGAACGATCCGCTGCTTCAGGGCCGAAATTTCTCCTATCTCGACACGCAGCTGAAGCGGTTGGGGTCCACGAACTTCACCCATCTGCCGATCAACGCGCCGAAGTGCCCGATGCACCATTTCCAGCAGGATGGGCACATGGCGATGCGCAATCCCGTCGGACGGGCGAACTATCAGCCCAACTCTTGGGGTGAAGGCCCCCGCGAAGATCCCAAGCGTGGATTCCGCTCCTATCGTGACGAGGTCGAAGGACCGAAGGTCCGGCTGCGCGCCGAAAGCTTTGCCGATCACTACAGCCAGGCGCGTCAGTTCTACAACAGCCAGACAGCCGTCGAGCAGAAACACATCGCCATGGCTTTGACCTTCGAGTTGTCGAAAGTTGAAACGTTGCCGATCCGGTTACGGATGGTCGCCCATCTGCTCAACATCGACGAAGCTCTGGCAACGATGGTCGCCGAAAACCTAGGTATCCGTGACATGCCGGAAGCTGCGCAGGCCGCAGTGGCCCCTCGCGACGATCTGGAACCTTCTCCTGCTCTGTCGATCATACAGAACGGTCCTGAAAGCTTTGAAGGCCGCAAATTGGGTGTGATGGTCAGCGATGGCTGCGATGCCGACCTGGTGGAAGGCTTGCGCTCGGCACTTGCCGACGAAGGTGCAACCATGGAGATCATCGCTCCGAAGGTCGGCGGCGTCGAAGCATCCGACGGATCGTTCATCGAGGGTGACCAAATGATCGATGGCGGCCCCTCTGTTCTATATGACGCAGTGGCCTTGATCCTCGGTCCGGATGGCGGTGAAAAGCTGTCGAAGGAATCGGCGGCACGCGATTTCGTCGCCGACGCCTTCGCCCACTGCAAGTTCATCGCTTTCGTCGATGGCGCTCGGCCGCTGCTCGAAAAGGCAGGGATCGAGATGGACGAAGGCGTCGTTGAGCTGGAAAGCGCCGACGGCATCCCTGATTTCATCGAGATGCTGGGCAAGCTGCGTCTTTGGGCGCGCGAGCCCAAGGTCAAGCTCTAA